One Maribacter sp. HTCC2170 genomic window, GATGGGCTCACCCCTTTGAAGAACCATGTTATTGGTGAAAGTATCAGGCAAACTTAACTGAGCACTAGCAGAATTTACACTAACAAAAAAAATCAAAAAGAGTGTCAAAAAATTCTTCATGAGTTTAGCTTTTATCTTTGAAAATAAGACTGAAAACATATCCAAAAACAAAACAGGAAGCCACACCAAAGAAAGCGTACATTAAAAAACTTATATCTGTAAAAACACTTATGTACCATATCAATAAAGCACTTGCCACCAACCCCATTAAGGTTCCTGTGGCATTTGCCTTTTTGGTTAACATTCCGAGAAGGAACATTCCTCCTAAACCTCCAGTAAAAAGGCCTAAGAATCGATAAAACTGGTCCCAAAGTGATTTGATATTGGAACTCGCCATCCAAAGAGCCAATAACACTCCCAAAACACCTGTTACTATGGTAGCAATTCTAGCGATTCGCAATAACCTTTTGTCTTTTACTTCCGGTCGAAAATGCGCGTAAAAATCATTACAATAAGCAGTTGAAACAGAATTAAGACTACTGCTAATACTAGACATTGCTGCAGAAAAAATGCCCGCCACGAGCAAACCAGAAACCCCAACTGGCAGCTCACGAACTATATACCAAGGAAATATGGAATCGTTGTTAGAAATGGCAGGAGATAAAGCGGTAGGCATTTCAGAATAGAAAATGAACAATAATGTACCTATGCCAAAAAAGATAATGGTTGCAGGAAGTGTAAGCACTGCATTGGTGTACAACGTTTTTTGGGAATCCTTGACATTGGTACTCGTTAAAAAGCGCTGTACAATGGTCTGGTCGGTACCTTGGGTTACCATGGCAGAGGCAAGACCACCAATGAACACTACCCAAAAAGTGGACTCAGTAAAATCAAAGTCCATATTCATAATGTTGAACTTATCACGTTCAGAGGCATACGAAATCATCTCACCAAAAGAAGTTTCGGTGTGCATCATAATCCAGACAATGGCCAATACGCTGCCGCCTAATAGCACGATGACTTGCATAACATCTGTCCAAATTACAGCTTCAATTCCTCCAAAAGTGGTATAAAGAATACATAACACTCCCATAATCAAAATACTGGTTTCTACAGGAATACCCGTTACTATAGAAATGGCCAGGGATGGCAATAACAAGACAATGCCTATTCTCCCCAATTGGAACAAAATGAATGAAAGACTACCAAAGGCCCGCGCCAGGTAATTGAAGCGATCTTCCAGATATTCATAGGCAGTACGTATTTTGAGCCTATTAAAAAACGGAATGAAAATAAAGGCAATTACCGGTGTTATCAGAATAGCGGTAATATTCAGAAAAAAGAAGGACCAATCTGTAACAAAGGCTTTGGCAGGAATCGCCATAAAAGTAATTGCGCTCAACAAGGTTCCAAAAACACTTAGCCCTGAGGCCCACCATGGTATACGTCCACCACCAACAAAGTAATCTTCAGTAGATTTTTGTTTGCGTATAAAATAAATGCCGATACCCAGCGAAATCAAAAGGTAGAGCGCCAAAACCGTATAGTTTATCGTACCAAAAGGTTCTACGGCTTCCGCTATTTCAAATTTTTGAACTTTTGGAGTTCGGATACCAGGAGAAATCTCACCCGAAACCACATAAAAATTATCCTCCTCTTGAAATGGCAATGCCGTTACTGGAATTTGGGTTTCAACGCTATCGTAAACAAACCATTTGTTTGTAATGGTATTATACCCAAGGATTTCTTTGGAAAATCCTGGGTGTGTATTTAGAATTCCATCTCTTCTTTCTATTAAACCCGAAATCAAAGAATCGTTTTGTTCCTGTCCAAGTTGTAAGGCTATACTTTCTAGTTCATTGAACAATACCTCATCAGAACCCCCGTAGACCATAATGTGCATTGATCCCTTGCTTTCAGCGGAAGGTCCCATAAGGACCCTTGGTTTGCCATGAATCAAAAGTTCACCCTCGTTTTTCCACTCACCTTTTTTTAAGTCATAGGAAAGAAAATCAGTCAATGGTACTGATCTTTTTCCAGCCGTTTGGTTACGTCCACCGATTACAAAGAGCTTTCTTGAATCTTTTGACTCTTGAACAGCAATAGTATGTACGGCTCTTGGAGGACCCGTAAAATCTTCTAGCTTTTCCCATTCATAATTTTTGTCGAGATTGAAACGATAAAAAGCATTCGTACTTTTTTGATTATTCTTTCCACCAACAACATATAGGTATTCTTCTTCAATTACAGCAGCTGTATATGCCAAGGGTTCTGGTAAAGAAGGGTATTCTATTATTTCCACATCATTTGTCGATGAAACATGCTTTAGGAGGTGGACTTTATCAGTGGTTTCTTCCGCATTTTCACCACCGATAATCAAGATTCCTTCAGGGGTGGCTACTGAAGCTCCATAAGCAATGGGAAAAGGCAGTGTCCTATTCAGCAATCTCCATTTGTTTTCTTCCAGTAAATAGATGTTATTGTGGTAAACCTTTTTTCCTCCTTTCCATGGTAGAGCTTCAGGGAAATTAGCGCCACCCGCTGCGATGATAACTTTGTCGTGCGCGCCACCCATCATACCCGCATATCCTAAGGGTGCAGCACCTTCTTTCAAGGCTGGTAAATCGGGCAAATTGGTTACCCTAAATTTGGAAGTTTCCTGCGAGAAACTGAACGGAACCATCAGAAAAAGTAATGCAAAGGTTGCTATAATTCTCGCTCGATTCATTTTTTCTAATATTCAGTTCTATTCTTAGATAAACACTTCACTGTGGTCTTCAACACCCTATTCCCAGACAGGTTCTCTAGTTCTTTTTCTTAGGCTTTTGATACTTGTCTTTTTTATTGGTAAGCCATTTTAAGGAAAAGCTGACGAATAAATTTTCTTTGTGCTTGTCTTTTTCAAATAATAAGCCAATATCACCATTTTCTAAAATTGTTAATGATGAATAGGCCGAAGGTCCTTCATACACAGTTTTGCCTTCAGACCATGTTTTGCCTTCGTCATAGCTCACTCGTACCGTCATATTTGTGCGTCCTTTATCTGAATTGGCGTTCGAAAATAGCAATCGGTTCTTATCGTGTCCATTTTTTATTGACGTGTATCGCACAATACTAGCATTACAACCTGGATCTGTCAATTGATGCTCTGCCTTGGTGACCCATGTTTTCCCTTCATCAGAAGATGTATGTACATACCGCACCCCTTTTTTATCATTAGACCTTGCATTCACCATCCAAGAACCGTCGACCAGCTCTACTACTTTTGACTCATTGGCTGGTGATACTGGATTGTCAATGAAATACCAAGTTTCCCCATGATCATCACTGCCAAATAAATGCATTCCACTATCCAAATTCACCATACAATGTAGAAGTTTCCCCGTACTTGTTTGAATTCCCCTGCCAGAAGTAATGAACTTAAAATCCTTATGCCATTCGGGTTTGACTATTTGAGCTGTTATATCTTTGGGCTCGCTCCAAGTTTTACCATTATCTGTACTCTTCATTACATGTAGATAATAAATGTCCTTTTCTGTATCCAAATTCATATAATTATAAAACAGAAAGATTTCTTTGGTCACCCTATCAACGATCATTGATGGATCAGAGGCAGATTTGCCAAAAGGAAAATCCACTATAGTCTCAATCTTCGACCATGTCTTTCCATTATCCTCACTTCGTCGCATTACTATGTTGATGTCCTTACTCCATTTTAAATCTCCGCAAGAGGGCACTCTTTCATCTATGGTGGCAACAAGATCTCCATTGGGTGCTGTGACAATTGCTGGTATACGGTAACATGCTATACTGTCATTAGAACTTGCATTGAACAGATCATGAATTTGACTTACTCCTTTCGGAATGTGATAAGTCTCTTTTTGGGCAGCACACGAAGAGAATACAAAGAGGACAATCAATACTGCAATTCTATTTGCCATAATTTATGTGTTTATTCAGATTCGATTTTTTTAAATGATTTCCAACATTGATACATAGCCCTTGGCACATGAAAACACCCTTTCCATTTACCCCCTTTTAGATTGAGTAAAACCTCTCCCTGTCTATTTAGGTAGCCAAACCATTCCCCATGTTCAGGGTCCGAAAAATGATTCCAAGAATACACGTGGACCTTATTATACCAATTTTCAATTCTTTCATCCCGGCTATGTTGATATGCCTTTGCTAAAGCCACTAAGGCTTCTAAATGCACCCACCATAGTTTTTGGTCCCATTCCAATTGTTGGGGAGGATGGCCTTTGGCATCTAAGAAATAATAGATGCCCCCATATTCTTTATCCCAACTGTATTCTAAAATGTTGAGTATGGTTTCAGTTGCTTTTTGTATTAAATTATTATCTTTTCTTCTCACGCCAATATCGATCATAAACCACATGGCTTCTATCCCATGCCCGGGGTTTAAAAGGCGCCCCTCAAAACTATCATCATGACTACCATCGGGCAATACATTTTCATATATTAATCCTGAGTCCTGATCAAGAAAAACATTCATAACCTCGTTGATACTAAAATCAACAGTTCTTTCAACTTCTTCAGGCTCTAGAACATCTTCAAGTTCCAAAACCAAATTTGAGAGTATCATTGGTAACGAAAAACCTTTTAAAGGTCTAGCCCCAGTATTTTTGGTATATATACCTTTTGGGTTATCCTTTCTTTCAAGAATGTTGAAATAGGTCCTTTTGGACAGCTCCTTGATTTTTTCATCGCCCGAGGCCTGGGCATATTGACTAAAAGCCATGGCAGCAAAACAGTCTGAAAAAATGTTATAAGGTTGTATTAATGGTTTTCCTTCTTTCGTGGTTGAAAAATAGAAATTCCCGCTTTCGTCCATTCCGTGGTTTACAAGAAAATCTACACCTGACTTTGCGATGTCCAACCATTTTTTATTTTTTTCAACTTTATTGTAGAGCATCGAAAAAGTCCATGCCTGCCTACCTTGTAACCAAATGAATTTATCGGTGTCATAAACATCTCCTTTTGTACCCAAGCAAGTAAAATACCCCCCGTTTTCGTAGTCTAGAGAATGCTTTTCCCAAAAGGGAATAATATCATTCAATAGTGCTTCCTTATAAAATTCTGCGTTCATCATTTTCAAAAAGCTAAACGTGCTTTAAATTAACATTTAATGCATAATATTGAATTCTATATTATACTGTAATAGGTTAAGAACCATAATAACATTCCTATAAAGTAGGGTTATTTGAAAAACAACAATTTATTTACCAAAATAAGGAGTAAGACCAATTGCATCCAGTTCTTTTGTTATTTCAACATAATCACCATCTTTTAATGTTGTATGAGGAAATCTACTTGGCCCGCAATCTATGCCCAATGTTTTCATAAAACCCTTAGCCACCCCGTTGTAACCACCCTTGTTATTTAAAGTATCTACAAATAACATGGCCTTGGTCTGTAAATCTGCTGCCATCTGGTAATCATCATTCTCAAAGGCTTCTTTTACTTTATAATAAAGAGGAGCCAAATGATTATAAGTGCTGCCCACCCAACCTTTTGTTCCTAGTGGTAAACTGGCAATAAACATTTCATCTACTCCAAATAGTATATTATACTTGTTACTGTCGTAATCAAAGCAATATTTATAATCGATCAAATCATTTTTTGTAAATTTCAAACCGGCAAAGTTTGGAATTTGCTTTGATGCGATTTTAACAAAATCGATCATTTTGATTTGTGCTCCAGACAAATCTGGTATATGGTAATAATAGAAAGGTAGACCAGGAGCGCAAGACGCAATATTTTTACAATATTCTACAAGCTTATCAACCGAGTTCACCTTAAAATAAAATGGTGCCAATGCCCCAATAGCATCAACCTTGTCCGCAGAATGCGAGGTAAGGTCCATTGCTACTTTTAAACTTGTATGGCCCACATGATTAATGAGTAAAAAATCATCTGCCCTATTTGCAGACCATGCTTCAACAATCAATTTTCGCTCTTGAATGGTCAATGATGCAAAATCTCCAGTAGTACCATTTATAAAGGCACCAGACACTTTGTTTCTTTTAAGAAAATCGCCGTATGTCTTGATAATATCCAAATTCAAAGAAGTGTCTTTGTGCATTGGGGTATATGTGGCTGCTACAAGATTTTTTATATTCATATGCTCGTTGGGAGTTATTATAGTCTGATTAACTGAATAACATATAATATTAGAATATATTAAAACCTTTTACAATTATTATCGTAGAAATCTCCATTAAATATATGGACAGAAAATATTCTAGTTTGCCCAACCAATTAAAGAACTACACCTAATAAAAGTCTAAAAACAACATAAAAAAAGCCCTCAACATTCGTTGAAGGCTTTTGCGGTCTGGACGGGACTCGAACCCGCGACCCCCTGCGTGACAGGCAGGTATTCTAACCAACTGAACTACCAGACCGTGCTTAGAGCGGTGCAAATATACATTGCTAAATGAAATCCACAAACAATTTCTTCAAAATATTCAGCTGCTTATAAGAATTTTTGACGCTCAACCATAAAAGTATTCAGGACTTTTGAAAAATCACCTCGTACATCAACATCAACATATTTTATTTTGTATTGTGCGCATTTCATTTTGAGCTCATCAAAATAATTCTTGACGGCGTTTTGATAACCTTCCTTTACCGTATCCGAAAAAATATCGATATGTTCACCCGTCTCAACATCTAAAAAACGTTTAGGTGTGTTCTCAAAGTCAAAATCGAATTCCTTTTCAGCATCCAACAAATGAAATAAGACCACCTCATGTTTATTATATTTCAAATGACGTAGTGCATCAAATATTCTATCATCCTCTTTGGTGGTCTGGAACATATCCGTAAACAGAACAACCAAGCTTCTGCGTTTTATTTTTTCTGCGATTAAGTGTAGATAGGTGTATAATTCTGTCTGTTTTGCAGGCTTGCTTTCCAAACTGATCTCACTCAATTTGGACAATAGCATTTGATGATGCCTTTCACTCCCCTTTTCTGGTGAATAAAAATTATATGAGTCTGAAAACACACTTAAGCCCACCGCATCGCGTTGTCTTTTGAGGATATTCATAAGTGCCGCAATAGCCAAAACTCCAAAACCAATTTTGTTCAAGTCATCAATTCCCAAATTCTTTACCTCTGGATAATACATCGATGCTGAATTATCCAAAATCATATGACACCTTAAATTGGTTTCCTCCTCATAACGTTTGGTATAAAGTTTATCTGTCTTTGCAAATAGTTTCCAATCGATATGCTTGGTACTTTCACCGCTGTTATAGATTTTATGTTCTGCAAATTCTGCGGAAAACCCATGAAAGGGACTTTTATGAATTCCGCTGATAAAACCCTCGACCACTTGTTGGGCTAAAAGTTCCAAATTTTGGAAAAGGGATGCCTTATCTAATTCTGACCGAAGGTTCATATTTTTTAACTATACAACTAATATAAAACAAAAAGGTTCGGCAAATGCCGAACCTTTTTTAATCTAAAGAATTTTCTTTTTACAATAGTGCATCAATTGCATCCGTATAGACTTTCTTAGGAGAAACCCCAACCTGTCTATTCACGATTTCGCCACCTTTGAAAACCAAAACTGTAGGAATGTTTCGCACTCCATATTTTGCTGCGAACTCTTGGTTAGCATCTACATCTACCTTTCCTACAACGGCTTTACCGTCATATTCTGTGCTTACCTCATCAATGATAGGACCTACCATTCTACAAGGCCCACACCAAGCTGCCCAAAAGTCAACTACTACTGGTTTATCGCTTTTTAAAACTACTTCATCAAAAGTAGCATCTGTTATTTCTAATGCCATGTTTGTTTATTTAAATATTATGCAAATTTAGTCAATTATTCTTCTGTTTCCTTACTAACGTAAGATTCGTTTTACCTATTGTAATATTGAGATTATTTATGGTCAGTTCAGTTTATAATGCACTTCTTTTTCTTCCAATTGATGCAACAATTCACTTGTGATCTGTACCTTTTGTTTTCTACTAGATAAATTCACCTTTATTTCTTCTTCCATTTCATATACCACGAAATGTAAAGGATGACTTCCTTTGTGATCCACCAGCGTACTTTTTAATTCATCAATATTATCTTCTTTGAGCTCATCTATATTCAGCTTTATGGTCAGTTTTTTTGCAAAACTCTCCATCACTTCCTGAAGTAAAATAAAGCTATTGTATTGCATTCTAGGGTCGCCTTTTTTTCCAGTTTCACGATTCACCCAGCCTTCTCTCACAAAAACCTTTAAGTAAATGAATGAATTGATCATTAAAAAATGACGAAATTTTAAATACTCTTCGCCAAAAATGCGAAACTCAAAAGTATCCATATAATCTTCAAGTGTGAAGAGTGCCCATCCTTTGCCATTTTTCGCAATTCTATGTTGCACATCGGTTATGACCCCAGCAAATGATATTTCTCTATTCACATATTTTGGAAGATCTGTGAAACAAGAGATGGTTCCGTTGGTAAAAGCATTGATTTCTGATTTAAAATCATCCAAAGGATGCCCAGAAATATAGATGCCCACAACTTCTTTTTCCCTTCGCAATTTTTCCATTGTTCCCCATTCCTCACAAGGTGGTACAACGGGTTCTGGAATCTGGGCTTCACTCATTCCTCCAAACATATCCATTTGAGAGGAATTTTTGTTTTCCTGATATTTAGATCCGGATTTAATCACTTTTTCCAAAAAAGTAACGCCGTCACCTTCGGTATGGAAATACTGTGCCCTATGCGTAGCTCCAAATGAATCAAAACCACCGGCAACCGCCAAACTTTCAAATGCCTTTTTGTTAGACGCGCGCAAATCTATTCTTTTGGCCATATCAAAAACCGATTTATAAGGACCTTCTTCTTTTCTGTTCTCAACAATAGTTTCTACAGCGCCGCGGCCAACACCTTTTATGGCACCCATCCCAAAACGAACAGCATTATTCTGGTTTACGGCAAATTTGTAGTAAGATTCATTCACGTCTGGACCAAGAACCTCGAGGCCCATTCGCTTACATTCCTCCATGAAGAATGTAACCTGCTTTATATCGTTCATGTTATTGGAAAGCACAGCGGCCATATATTCGGCTGGGTAATGAGCTTTACAATAAGCTGTTTGGTAGGCAATCCAGGCGTAGCAAGTTGAGTGACTCTTGTTAAAAGCATAAGCTGCAAATGCCTCCCAGTCCTTCCAAATTTTTTCAAGTTTATCTACCGCATGACCTTTTGCCGAAGCCTTTTCAATGAACTTAGGCTTCATTTTATCAAGGACATGCTTTTGCTTTTTACCCATGGCCTTACGCAAAACATCGGCTTCACCCTTGGTAAAATCAGCTAATTTTTGGGACAGTAGCATCACCTGCTCTTGGTAAACCGTAATACCATAGGTTTCTGCCAAATACTCTTCGCAGGCATCAAGGTCATAAACTATTTCCTCGGTACCGTGTTTACGCGCAATGAAACTTGGAATATATTCCATTGGCCCAGGACGATACAAAGCATTCATGGCAATTAAGTCTGCGAATACCGTAGGCTTTAATGACCTCATGTGTTTTTGCATTCCAGGAGATTCATATTGAAATACCCCTACGGTTTCTCCACGTTGGAAAAGTTCATACGTTTTCTCATCATCCAGTGGGAAATTCTCCGGATCCAATTCTATACCATGTTTGGCTTTTACAATCTTAACTGTATCCTTGATCAGGGTCAAGGTCTTTAGCCCCAAGAAATCCATTTTCAAAAGTCCTGCACTTTCCACCACCGAGTTATCGAACTGAGTACAGTACATTTCTGAATCCTTTGCCAGTGCCACTGGAACGAACTTTGTAATATCATCTGGGGTAATAATCACCCCGCAGGCATGGATTCCCGTATTACGAACCGAACCTTCTAAAACATAGGCTTGGTTCAATGTTTCAGATTCCAACCCTTCCCCTTCAGCAATATTCAAAAGCTCATTGACTTTCAGCAATTCCTCGCTGTTGAATTTACTCTTTAGAACAGCATCATCAACCCCAATAATCTTCTTGAGCTTTGACATGTTCGGAATCAGCTTCGCCATACGATCAGCATCACCCAACGGAAGATCTAAAGCTCTTGCCGTGTCACGAATCGAAGATTTTGCCGCCATGGTGCCATAAGTGATAATCTGTGCAACTTGATTTGATCCGTACTTGTCAATCACATAATCCATAACTCGACCTCGGCCCTCATCATCAAAATCAATATCAATATCTGGCATTGATATTCTATCCGGATTCAAGAAACGCTCAAAAAGCAAGTCGTACTTAATCGGGTCTAAATTGGTGATCCATAAGCAATATGCAACCGCTGAACCTGCGGCAGAACCACGACCAGGGCCAACCGAGACATTCATATCACGTGCAGCACGAATAAAATCCTCTACAATCAAAAAATACCCCGGGTATCCTGTATTCTCAATGACCTTAAGCTCAAAATCAAGTCGCTCATCAATCTCTGGGGTTATTTCCTCGTAACGCTTTTTTGCCCCTTCATAGGTGATATGACGTAGGTATTTGTTCTCACCTCGTTTTCCTCCATCCGCTCTATCCTCTTCAAACTGAAATTCTTTTGGAATATCAAAAGCAGGTAATAATACATCACGAGCCAGAGTGTAAGTCTCAACCTTGTCTATGACCTCTTGAATATTGGTGATTGCTTCAGGAATATCCTTAAAGAGTTCTTTCATCTCCTCGGAGGATTTGAAGTAATACTCTTGATTTGGCAACCCGTATCTATAACCTCGACCTCGACCAATAGGGGTAGCCTGTTTTTCACCATCTTTTACGCACAGTAGAATATCGTGGGCATTAGCATTTTCCTTTTCAGTATAATAGGTGTTATTGGATGCTATTAATTTAATGTTGTACTTCTTCGCAAATTGGATCAATACTTGGTTAACCCGTGTTTCATCTTCTTGATTATGACGCATTAATTCAATGTATAGGTCATCACCAAAAGTCTCTTTCCACCAAATAAGCGCATCCTCCGCTTGTTTTTCACCAACATTTAAAACTTTGCTAGGCACTTCGCCATAAAGGTTTCCTGTAAGTACAATTACATCTTCCTTATACTGTTCAATAATTCTTTTGTCAATTCTAGGTACATAATATTTACCATCAACAAAAGCAATAGAAGACATTTTTGCCAAATTATGGTAGCCATTCTTGTTCTTGGCGAGCATCACGATTTGATATCCGTTGTCTTTTTGGGTTTTATCGGTATGGTCTTCACAGACCTGAAATTCACACCCCACAATCGGAGTTATTTCTTTCTCTAGGGTAGGCAATTCTTCTAAAGGTTCTTGCCCTTCCTCTAAAGTACCATTCTGAGTTGCCTCGTATCGCTTCTGCTTCTCCTCATTTCTAGAAATCACACCTTTGTTATGGTTTATCACTCCATTTACAAAATGAAAGGCCCCCATCATGTTCGCATGATCGGTCATGGCCACCGCAGGCATATTGTTCTTAACAGTAGCCTGTACCAGATCCGCCACACTTATGGTGGATTGTAAAATAGAAAACTGGGTATGATTGTGAAGATGGGCAAATTCTGCCAACTCCAATGAAGCCAGATTTTCTTGCATTTCCTCATGGGAAGCTCCACCCGTATCTTTTTCCCAAAGTGCGTCGGCAATTTTCTTGGAAGCTTTTTTAAGGTTGATATGCTTTAATCCAATCAGTTCAATGGTCTGTGGATGAACTTCTGAGAAATTCTTGAAATAATCAGGTTGAACATCAAGTTGTTCAATTGTATAATGTCCTCTTCGAACCAGTTCTAAAAAACAGCGTGTAGTTGCCTCTACATCCGCTGTTGCATTATGAGCTTCGGCAAAAGGCGCATTGAACAAGTACTCATGCAATTCTGTTAAAGTAGGTAGTTTGAATTTACCTCCCCGGCCACCGGGAATCTGACAAAGTAAGGCAGACTCTTCTGTACAGGTATCCAAAACGGGAAGCTCTTGCAATGGATTTTCAACTCCCATTCTATGAAACTCAGCTCCCATAATATTTACATCGAAGCCTACATTTTGCCCAACAATGAATTTAGTTTTGGACATAGCAACGTTGAATTTCTCCAAAACCTCAGCCAAAGGCACACCTTCTTGCGCTGCCAACTCAGTTGATATTCCATGTATCTGCTCTGCATCGTAAGGTATATTGAACCCATCTGGTTGTACCAAATAATCTTGACTTTCAACCAAGTTCCCCATTTCATCATGTAATTGCCAAGCAATCTGAATACAGCGTGGCCAATTATCAGTATCGGTGATGGGTGCATTCCAACGTTTGGGCAGACCCGTGGTTTCGGTATCAAAAATCAGGTACATATAAATAGAGTTTCGCTAAAAAGCAGTGGATAAAAATAACCAAAAACCAATCGCTCTAAAAAGGTAGTTGTCACTAGTTATCAACGTGGAATGATAAAGAGTTGAATATACATAAATAGACAATAATCACTATCTTCAAAAGCTCTAACAATGAACATAACTCTTTACCTATGAAAAGAAATAAAGCCATCTTAATTACATTATTACTTCTATTGAGTTTCAATGTTGACATATTTGGACAAAAAGCCAATCAGCAAACTCCTAATTTCATTATCATTTTTGCAGATGATTTAGGTTATGGTGATTTAAGCACCTACGGAAACCCAACCATTCACACTCCAAATCTTGACCGAATGGCACATGAGGGTCAAAAATGGACCAACTTTTATGTAGGGGCAAGTGTTTGCACACCAAGCAGGGCTGCCTTATTGACCGGAAGGTTACCCGTTCGCAGTGGTATGGCTAGCAGTAAAACAAGGGTACTCTTTCCCAATTCTAAAAATGGTCTGCCCGCCAATGAAATCACTCTGGCAGAACAATTAAAAACTGCGGGATACAGCACAGCGGCAATCGGAAAATGGCATTTGGGTCATAAAGAACAATACTTGCCAACCAACAATGGTTTCGATTACTATTTTGGCATACCCTATTCCAATGACATGGATTATATTGGAAAAGCCAATTATAAAAATCTTGCCCAAAATAATCCATCAGATATAAAAATAGAGAACTACAATGTCCCATTACTACAAAACACCAAGATTATTGAACGTCCGACTAATCAAAACACCATTACAAAAAGGTATACTCAAGAAACAATAAAGTTCATAAAAGAGAATAAAAGAGAGCCGTTTTTTGTGTATTTGGCCCATAGTTTACCCCACATTCCACTATTCACATCCAAGGAATTTGAAGGGCATAGTAAGAATGGGATTTATGGTGATGTAGTGGAAGAAATAGACCATGGAGTGGGAGAAATACTAAATGCACTTGAGGAAGAAGGTTTGGATCAAAATACTATTGTGGTTTTTACTTCGGACAATGGACCATGGCTACCCTTTAAAACCCATGGTGGCAGTGCCGGACTTCTGCGTGCAGGAAAAGGAAGTACCTGGGAAGGCGGAATGCGCGAACCTGGAATTTTTTGGGGGCCTGGATTGGTCAAAAAAGGCTTGGTCACTGACATGGGATCAAC contains:
- the trxA gene encoding thioredoxin, with amino-acid sequence MALEITDATFDEVVLKSDKPVVVDFWAAWCGPCRMVGPIIDEVSTEYDGKAVVGKVDVDANQEFAAKYGVRNIPTVLVFKGGEIVNRQVGVSPKKVYTDAIDALL
- the dnaE gene encoding DNA polymerase III subunit alpha, which encodes MYLIFDTETTGLPKRWNAPITDTDNWPRCIQIAWQLHDEMGNLVESQDYLVQPDGFNIPYDAEQIHGISTELAAQEGVPLAEVLEKFNVAMSKTKFIVGQNVGFDVNIMGAEFHRMGVENPLQELPVLDTCTEESALLCQIPGGRGGKFKLPTLTELHEYLFNAPFAEAHNATADVEATTRCFLELVRRGHYTIEQLDVQPDYFKNFSEVHPQTIELIGLKHINLKKASKKIADALWEKDTGGASHEEMQENLASLELAEFAHLHNHTQFSILQSTISVADLVQATVKNNMPAVAMTDHANMMGAFHFVNGVINHNKGVISRNEEKQKRYEATQNGTLEEGQEPLEELPTLEKEITPIVGCEFQVCEDHTDKTQKDNGYQIVMLAKNKNGYHNLAKMSSIAFVDGKYYVPRIDKRIIEQYKEDVIVLTGNLYGEVPSKVLNVGEKQAEDALIWWKETFGDDLYIELMRHNQEDETRVNQVLIQFAKKYNIKLIASNNTYYTEKENANAHDILLCVKDGEKQATPIGRGRGYRYGLPNQEYYFKSSEEMKELFKDIPEAITNIQEVIDKVETYTLARDVLLPAFDIPKEFQFEEDRADGGKRGENKYLRHITYEGAKKRYEEITPEIDERLDFELKVIENTGYPGYFLIVEDFIRAARDMNVSVGPGRGSAAGSAVAYCLWITNLDPIKYDLLFERFLNPDRISMPDIDIDFDDEGRGRVMDYVIDKYGSNQVAQIITYGTMAAKSSIRDTARALDLPLGDADRMAKLIPNMSKLKKIIGVDDAVLKSKFNSEELLKVNELLNIAEGEGLESETLNQAYVLEGSVRNTGIHACGVIITPDDITKFVPVALAKDSEMYCTQFDNSVVESAGLLKMDFLGLKTLTLIKDTVKIVKAKHGIELDPENFPLDDEKTYELFQRGETVGVFQYESPGMQKHMRSLKPTVFADLIAMNALYRPGPMEYIPSFIARKHGTEEIVYDLDACEEYLAETYGITVYQEQVMLLSQKLADFTKGEADVLRKAMGKKQKHVLDKMKPKFIEKASAKGHAVDKLEKIWKDWEAFAAYAFNKSHSTCYAWIAYQTAYCKAHYPAEYMAAVLSNNMNDIKQVTFFMEECKRMGLEVLGPDVNESYYKFAVNQNNAVRFGMGAIKGVGRGAVETIVENRKEEGPYKSVFDMAKRIDLRASNKKAFESLAVAGGFDSFGATHRAQYFHTEGDGVTFLEKVIKSGSKYQENKNSSQMDMFGGMSEAQIPEPVVPPCEEWGTMEKLRREKEVVGIYISGHPLDDFKSEINAFTNGTISCFTDLPKYVNREISFAGVITDVQHRIAKNGKGWALFTLEDYMDTFEFRIFGEEYLKFRHFLMINSFIYLKVFVREGWVNRETGKKGDPRMQYNSFILLQEVMESFAKKLTIKLNIDELKEDNIDELKSTLVDHKGSHPLHFVVYEMEEEIKVNLSSRKQKVQITSELLHQLEEKEVHYKLN
- a CDS encoding sulfatase, with protein sequence MKRNKAILITLLLLLSFNVDIFGQKANQQTPNFIIIFADDLGYGDLSTYGNPTIHTPNLDRMAHEGQKWTNFYVGASVCTPSRAALLTGRLPVRSGMASSKTRVLFPNSKNGLPANEITLAEQLKTAGYSTAAIGKWHLGHKEQYLPTNNGFDYYFGIPYSNDMDYIGKANYKNLAQNNPSDIKIENYNVPLLQNTKIIERPTNQNTITKRYTQETIKFIKENKREPFFVYLAHSLPHIPLFTSKEFEGHSKNGIYGDVVEEIDHGVGEILNALEEEGLDQNTIVVFTSDNGPWLPFKTHGGSAGLLRAGKGSTWEGGMREPGIFWGPGLVKKGLVTDMGSTMDLFTTFSTMAGVEIPNDRIIDGHDLSKTLRNGDASPRQHILYYRGTELYAARLGEYKAHYITQGVYGEFGERQEHDTPILYNLNNDPSEKFDIAKDNPEIITQINRLVKEHNSNLVRGKDQLVERE